The nucleotide window TTGACCTTAAATTCAATCTAAGAAAACGATATCACCGACTAATCTGAACGAATTTTTTTGCGGAAATTCTAATTTCTGATAAACTAAATGAATGACTGATGGAATTCAGAAAGTTACAATTAATGACGCCGAGTTCCCAAAACTCCTGAAAAAAATTTCTGACCCGCCGAAAGAACTTTACTTCAGGGGAAATTTTATTTTGAATGATGATTGCTTCGCTGTTGTCGGAACGAGAATGTGCTCTCCTTATGGAAGACAGATGGCAATGGAAATAACCGGCGATTTGACCGAGGCCGGACTGACAATCGTCAGCGGACTGGCTCCGGGAATTGACACCTGTTCTCACCAATCAGTTTTAGAAAAAAAGGGCAAAACTATCGCTGTCTTGGGAACGGGTCCGGATGACGCCAGTATTTATCCTCAAATAAATCTGAAACTGGCTAAGGATATTGTTTCTTCAGGCGGGATGCTCGTTTCTGAATATCCTCCGGGAACAAAAGGGACGAGATTCGCTTTTCCCCGAAGAAACCGCATCATCACCGGACTATCCATGGGCGTCTTAGTTGTTGAGGCTAAAGAAAAATCCGGCTCCCTGCTTTCAGCCGGGTGGGCTAAAAAACAAAAAAGAAAAATTTTCGCCGTTCCCGGTCAAGTCCATTCCTTAAATTCCAAAGGCTGCCATTGCCTGATAAAACAAGGAGCTAAATTAGTTGAAAACGCCGATGATATTTTAAGGGAGCTAAGTTCTTTCAGCTTTAAAAGAATCCAAAAAAAGAATTTGAGGGGAGAAAACGAAGAAGAAAATTTACTCTTGAAAATTCTGGAAGAAGAACCCCTCCATACTGATAAAATTATTGAAAAAACAAAAATGCCGGCCGGAAAAATAGTTGGCTTGCTTGCTATTTTGGAAATAAAAGGTAAGGTAATAAATTTAGAAGAGGGAATTTATGCAATAAAACGCTAATTAAAACCAAATGAAACTGATAATCGTGGAAAGTCCGACTAAAGCCAGAAGTATTCAAAAATTTCTGGGGTCAGATTATAAAATATTGTCTTCTTTCGGACACATTAGAGATTTGCCGAAAAGCAAACTCGGCCTTGATGTAGAAAAAGATTTCAAACCTGATTACGTGATTCCAACGAAGGCCAGAAAAACAGTTAACTTGCTCAAAAAAGAAGCTGAAAAAGCAGAACTGGTGATTTTAGCAGCCGACCCTGACCGAGAAGGAGAAGCCATCGCTTGGCACATCGCCCAGACATTAGGTCTGAGCGAATGTAAAAATAAAAATGAAAAATGCAAAAGATATGAAAGAATTACTTTTCATGAAATTACCGAATCAGCCATCAAGGAAGCTCTAAAGAAACCCGGAACGATTGATTTGAATTTGGTTGACGCCCAGCAAGCCAGAAGAATTCTTGACCGGCTTGTCGGCTACAAACTCTCCCCTTTTCTCTGGAAAAAAGTCGCCCGAGGACTTTCCGCCGGAAGAGTTCAATCAACAGCGGTTCGTTTGGTCATTGATAAAGAAAGAGAAATCGGAAAATTCATTCCGCAAGAATACTGGAGTATTGTCGCTTCGCTCCTAAAAATCCCAAATTCGGAGTTTGAAGCAATCCTAATAAAAAAAGGGGAAGAAACGATAGAGAAACTGGGAATTAAAAACAAGGAAGAAGGAGACAAAATACTCCAAGAATTGGAAGGAGATGAATACGGCGTGGAAAAAATTACAAAAAAGGAAACCTTAAAAAATCCTTTCCCGCCTTTCACAACCAGTTCTCTTCAACAGGAAGCCTGGAGAAAATTTCACTTTTCCGCCAAGCAAACGATGCGAACTGCCCAATCCTTATACGAAAAAGGTTTAATAACCTACCACAGAACCGACTCTCTGAATCTTTCTGAAGCATCGCTTTTTGCGGCTAAAGATTTTATTTTAAAAAATTACGGAGAAAAATATTGGGTAGGATTCTTAAAAAAATATAAAACTAAGGGAAACGCCCAAGAGGCCCATGAGGCAATCAGGCCGACTAAACCGGACTTCATCCCGCGAACTTCAGATAAGCAAAGCGCTTTTGAAGATGCCCATCAGGAACGGCTTTATGAAATGATTTGGCAAAGATTTATCGCCTCGCAAATGGCGTCGGCAATCTTTTACCAAACATCCATTGATATCAAAACACGAAAATCGGAATACACTTTTAGGGCCAATGGACAAATTCTAAAATTTGACGGCTTCCTTAAAGTTTATCCGACCAAGTTTGAAGAAAATATTTTGCCGGAGATGGAAGAAAAAGAAGTTTTGGATTTGAAAAAAATATCCGCTCTTCAGCATTTCACCCAACCGCCGGCCAGATATAGCGAGGCCAGTCTGATTAAGGCCATGGAAGAAAATGGAATCGGCCGGCCGTCAACTTACGCTCCGACGCTGTCAACAATACAAGCCAGGAACTATGTTGAGAAAAATGAGCAAAAAAGATTCCAGCCGACGGAAATCGGTTTTGTCGTCAACGACTTGCTGGTAAAACATTTTCCGGAAATTGT belongs to Candidatus Nealsonbacteria bacterium CG07_land_8_20_14_0_80_39_13 and includes:
- the dprA gene encoding DNA-protecting protein DprA codes for the protein MTDGIQKVTINDAEFPKLLKKISDPPKELYFRGNFILNDDCFAVVGTRMCSPYGRQMAMEITGDLTEAGLTIVSGLAPGIDTCSHQSVLEKKGKTIAVLGTGPDDASIYPQINLKLAKDIVSSGGMLVSEYPPGTKGTRFAFPRRNRIITGLSMGVLVVEAKEKSGSLLSAGWAKKQKRKIFAVPGQVHSLNSKGCHCLIKQGAKLVENADDILRELSSFSFKRIQKKNLRGENEEENLLLKILEEEPLHTDKIIEKTKMPAGKIVGLLAILEIKGKVINLEEGIYAIKR
- a CDS encoding type I DNA topoisomerase; translated protein: MKLIIVESPTKARSIQKFLGSDYKILSSFGHIRDLPKSKLGLDVEKDFKPDYVIPTKARKTVNLLKKEAEKAELVILAADPDREGEAIAWHIAQTLGLSECKNKNEKCKRYERITFHEITESAIKEALKKPGTIDLNLVDAQQARRILDRLVGYKLSPFLWKKVARGLSAGRVQSTAVRLVIDKEREIGKFIPQEYWSIVASLLKIPNSEFEAILIKKGEETIEKLGIKNKEEGDKILQELEGDEYGVEKITKKETLKNPFPPFTTSSLQQEAWRKFHFSAKQTMRTAQSLYEKGLITYHRTDSLNLSEASLFAAKDFILKNYGEKYWVGFLKKYKTKGNAQEAHEAIRPTKPDFIPRTSDKQSAFEDAHQERLYEMIWQRFIASQMASAIFYQTSIDIKTRKSEYTFRANGQILKFDGFLKVYPTKFEENILPEMEEKEVLDLKKISALQHFTQPPARYSEASLIKAMEENGIGRPSTYAPTLSTIQARNYVEKNEQKRFQPTEIGFVVNDLLVKHFPEIVDINFTAEMEKKLDQIADNKEEWVPTIRNFYDPFAKNLKNKYEEISDKKTVEETTDRKCPKCGSKITIKLGRFGKFYACSNFPTCKFTESLAKDDFKVKCPKCENGNVTAKRTRKGKIFYGCNNYPKCDFALWDKPTGEKCPQCQSLLIETKGKKIKCSNKTCDYKVEVEKQIKIG